The nucleotide window CCCCGACCGCTGGCGGCCCTGAGCCGAGGCCGCCCTCGCTCGCCTCCCGGGTCGCCGCCTCCTGCCGAGCGAGGTCGACGTTGTCCGAGTCTCACGTCTCGTCGGTCTCTCGCTTACGCCCGGCTCCGAATTCGTACTTCTCGCCGAACTGCTCGGCGGAGCCCTCGCAACGGGACTAGCGTGGAGCTTGACGCCGCCAGTTGGGCACTGTAGCGACCGACCGTAACCGGAAATCACCGCTCAGCCCCCGTCTCGGAACCGCCCGTTCGTGGATCGGAGGAGTGACTCCGATCTCCTGTTGTGAAAGTGTACTTGTTATACTACAATCTTGTTGGTAATACTTATACCAGTAGAGTCTGTGTGGTCAGATACGGTTCACGCGGCTAAACTCACGTACGCTGTAAGACCGTCTCTCGAGCAACACGACTGCGGTCAGACTCACCGGACTGACGTAGACAGTGGCAGCGACAATCCAACGCAATTGGTCACGTTTGAGACGGCCAACGATGAGTGAAAGCGAAAACACAGACACGAACGCGAGTACGGGTACAGATATCGAGACGGACATCTTCTCGGAGAGGAAACAGCTGAAGCCCTACGAGTACAGCGAGTTTCTCGACTACGTTGAGGCGATCCGGAACAGCTACTGGGTACACACGGAGTTTAATTTCGACGGAGATGTCCAAGACTTCAAGGTCAACACGACTCCTGCTGAACAGACCGTTATTAAGCGGACGATGTTGGCTATCGCCCAGATCGAGGTACAGGTGAAGACGTTCTGGTCGGACATCTACGAGGAGATGCCAAAAGCCGAGGTCGGGAATGTGGGTATGACCTTCGCGGAAAGCGAGGTACGGCACATGGACGCCTACAGTCATCTCCTCGACGTTTTAGGAATCACGGACGATTTCGAACAGGTGACTGCGGAGCCGGCGATCGAAGAACGGATCGAGTATCTCGATGAGTATCTGGAGAAGAGCGAGAGTGACGACGAACGGGAGTACGTGATGAGCATCCTGCTTTTCAGTACGTTCGTCGAACACGTATCGCTGTTCAGCCAGTTCCTCATAATGACGAGCTTCGACAAGCACGAAAAGAAGTTCAAGGGAATAGCGAACGCCGTCGAAGCAACCAGCAAAGAGGAGCAGATCCACGGTCTGTTCGGGATCGAACTGGTGGAGACGATCAGGGAGGAGAACCCGGACCTCTTCGATGACGATTTCGAGGACGACGTCCAAGAAGCCTGTCAGCAGGCCTACGAGGCAGAGACGGAGATCCTAGATTGGATATTCGATGACGGCGAGCTGGAGTTTCTTCCCAGGGCGCACGTCGACGCGTTTCTGCGAGACCGGTTCAATCAGAGTCTGGAAAACGTCGGCGTGGAACCGATATTCGAGACGGACGACGACCTGCTCGAGGAGACGCGCTGGTTCGATGAGGACATTATGATGACGAAAGATAACGACTTCTTCAGCAAGCGGTCGACCACGTACAACAAACACACGCAGAGCGTCACCGCCGAGGACATGTTCTAACAATGGCACAAACAGAACTCGACAGCGTCGCGGAACAGCATACCGAACCGTTCTACTGGCTGAACGAGGACAGCAGGGAGTTTCTCAGAGAGGGATACCTACTCGAGGGCGTCGAGGCGGAAGAGAGAGTCAGACAGATAGCGGAGCGCGCCGAAGAAATTCTGGGTGAGGAGGGGTTCGCGGACAAGTTCTACGAGTACATGAGCCGCGGCTTCTACAGTCTCGCGAGCCCGGTGTGGTCCAACTTCGGACTGGACAGAGGTCTTCCTATCAGCTGCTTCGGCAGCTACATGGAGGATAGCATCGAGAGCATTCTCCACACCCAAGCCGAGGTGGGTGAGATGACAAAGCAGGGCGGGGGCACGAGCGGCTACTTCGGCGAGCTGCGGCCGCGGGGAAGTCCGATAACGAACAACGGCAAGAGCAACGGAAGTTACAGTTTCACAGAGCTGTTCGATACGATCATCAACGTCATCAGCCAGGGCGAAACCCGCCGAGGGCAGTTCGCCGGCTACATCGATGTCGAACACGACGACTTGGAAGAGTGGCTTAATATCAAAACCGAAGGAGATCCGGTACAGGACATCTACTACGGCGTCATCATCGGTGACGACTGGTTTCAGGCGATGATCGACGGCGACGAAGAGAAGCGAGAGACGTGGGCGGATATCATCGAGACCCGGATCAATATCGGCGTCCCGTATATCATCTTCCGGGGGAACATGAACGAGGGGAAGCCACAGGTCTACAAGGACAAGGGGTACCAGATAAACGCGTCCAACCTGTGTACCGAGATAGCGCTCCCGGCCACGGCGGACGAGAGCTTCGTCTGCTGTCTCTCGAGCATGAACGCTCTCCACTACGACGAATGGAAGGATACCGACGCAGTGGAGACACTGACGCGGTTCCTGGACGCAGTGATGGAGGAGTTCATCGAGCGCACGGAGGGCGTACAGTTCATGGAGCGGGCCGTGCGGTTCGCGAAGAGACACAGAGCGATAGGGATCGGCGTCCTCGGGTGGCACAGCTATCTCCAGAGCAACATGATCCCCTTCGACAGCATGGAGGCGATGGAGAAGAACGGGGAGATATTCCGGACCATCAAAGAGCGGAGCTACGAGGCGAGCGAAGCGCTCGCCGATGAGTTCGGGGAGCCGGAGGTTCTCGAGGGCTACGGGAGGCGAAACACGACGACGATGAGCGTGGCTCCGACGAAATCGAGCAGCGTCATTCTGGGTCAGGTGAGTCCGAGCATCGAGCCGCTGAAATCGAACTACTTCGTGCGAGACGGTGCGAAGCTAAAGTCGACGCAAAAGAACAGATTCCTTCAGGCGATACTGGCCGAGCGGGGCAAAGACACCCGCGAAGTCTGGGACAGCATCGCAAATAAAGACGGGAGCGTTCAACATCTCGAGTGTCTGACGGACGAAGAGAAAGACGTGTTCAAGACCTTCGCAGAGATACCGCAGATGGCGATCATAAACCAAGCGGCACAGAGACAGAAGTACATAGACCAATCACAGAGCGTGAACGTCTCGATCGACCCGAGTGAAGTGAGCGTCAAAGAGATCAATCAGCTCTACATAGAAGCTTGGAAGAAAGGCGTCAAGAGCCTCTACTATCAGAACAGCGTGAACGCTGCACAGAAATTCAGTCGAGATATCCTCGAGTGTCGGGCCTGTGAGAGCTGATCGCTACCCCTAGTCGGCTCGCCTGCCGTCCCGGTCTCCGTCTTCGACTCCAGATCGGCGTCCCGATCCGCCTCACGGTCGACGCCTTCGGATCCGGGAACGTCGGCGAACCGAGCGGCATCGGCGGCGCGGTCGCGGTGGCGGCAATCTTCTCTGTCGACAACTCGTGGCAGCCGTGAGCCGGGCTTACGTCCCGGGTCGTTCGCTCTCGCTCTCCAGTTCGATGTCGCGGTCCGCCTCGCGGGTCTCTTTTTCCTGCTTGGCGAGGTCGACGTCGCGGGCCGTGTCTGCGTCCCGGGTCTCGTCGGTCCGCAGGTCGCTGTCGGCCACGGTGTCGAGCTGCTCGAGAGCGCTCTCGATGTCCTCCAAGCCGAGCAGCTTCTCCGTCTCCTCGTCGAACTCCTTGCTGTCGAGCCCCTCCATGTCCTGAACGTCGGAGCCGGAGAGCGCCTTGCCGTAGCGACCGACGAGACTGGTCAGCTCCTGCGGGAGGACGAAGGTGGTGGACTCGCCTTTGCCGATCTCCTCTAGGGTCTCCATGCCGCGCTCGATGATGGCGCGTTCGCCCATCGACTCGGCGGACCGCGCCCGCAACACGGTCGAGATGGCGTCCCCCTGCGCTTCGAGGATCTGCGACTGCTTTTCACCCTGCGCGCGGATGATGTTCGACTGCTTGTCACCCTCCGCCTGCTCGACCGCGGAGCGGCGTTCCCCCTGCGCTTCGAGGATCATCGCGCGGCGGCGGCGCTCCGCGCCGGTCTGCTGTTCCATCGCGCGCTGGACCTCTTGGGAGGGGCTCACCTCGCGGACCTCGACGGCCTCGACGCGGATCCCCCACTCGTCGGTCGGCTCGTCCAACTCCTCGTTGATCCGGTTGTTGATCAGCTCTCGCTGCGAGAGCGTGTCGTCGAGCTCCATGTCGCCGATGACGGCGCGGAGGGTGGTCTGCGCGAGATTCGAGACGGCGTTC belongs to Halorubrum sp. DM2 and includes:
- a CDS encoding ribonucleotide-diphosphate reductase subunit beta; the protein is MSESENTDTNASTGTDIETDIFSERKQLKPYEYSEFLDYVEAIRNSYWVHTEFNFDGDVQDFKVNTTPAEQTVIKRTMLAIAQIEVQVKTFWSDIYEEMPKAEVGNVGMTFAESEVRHMDAYSHLLDVLGITDDFEQVTAEPAIEERIEYLDEYLEKSESDDEREYVMSILLFSTFVEHVSLFSQFLIMTSFDKHEKKFKGIANAVEATSKEEQIHGLFGIELVETIREENPDLFDDDFEDDVQEACQQAYEAETEILDWIFDDGELEFLPRAHVDAFLRDRFNQSLENVGVEPIFETDDDLLEETRWFDEDIMMTKDNDFFSKRSTTYNKHTQSVTAEDMF
- a CDS encoding ribonucleoside-diphosphate reductase subunit alpha — protein: MAQTELDSVAEQHTEPFYWLNEDSREFLREGYLLEGVEAEERVRQIAERAEEILGEEGFADKFYEYMSRGFYSLASPVWSNFGLDRGLPISCFGSYMEDSIESILHTQAEVGEMTKQGGGTSGYFGELRPRGSPITNNGKSNGSYSFTELFDTIINVISQGETRRGQFAGYIDVEHDDLEEWLNIKTEGDPVQDIYYGVIIGDDWFQAMIDGDEEKRETWADIIETRINIGVPYIIFRGNMNEGKPQVYKDKGYQINASNLCTEIALPATADESFVCCLSSMNALHYDEWKDTDAVETLTRFLDAVMEEFIERTEGVQFMERAVRFAKRHRAIGIGVLGWHSYLQSNMIPFDSMEAMEKNGEIFRTIKERSYEASEALADEFGEPEVLEGYGRRNTTTMSVAPTKSSSVILGQVSPSIEPLKSNYFVRDGAKLKSTQKNRFLQAILAERGKDTREVWDSIANKDGSVQHLECLTDEEKDVFKTFAEIPQMAIINQAAQRQKYIDQSQSVNVSIDPSEVSVKEINQLYIEAWKKGVKSLYYQNSVNAAQKFSRDILECRACES
- a CDS encoding SPFH domain-containing protein, which translates into the protein MGTQGPRGGSAELADVMDEVPDGVWQYLALGVALVVGFALLSQSLVYGVAALAVLLAAVTVVSAVEIVDAYDKEALTVFGEYRKLLEPGVHLIPPFVSRTYPFDMRTQTIDVPSQSAITRDNSPVTADAVVYIKVMDAKKAFLEVDDYKNAVSNLAQTTLRAVIGDMELDDTLSQRELINNRINEELDEPTDEWGIRVEAVEVREVSPSQEVQRAMEQQTGAERRRRAMILEAQGERRSAVEQAEGDKQSNIIRAQGEKQSQILEAQGDAISTVLRARSAESMGERAIIERGMETLEEIGKGESTTFVLPQELTSLVGRYGKALSGSDVQDMEGLDSKEFDEETEKLLGLEDIESALEQLDTVADSDLRTDETRDADTARDVDLAKQEKETREADRDIELESESERPGT